A part of Amycolatopsis lurida genomic DNA contains:
- a CDS encoding GAP family protein, producing the protein MTESLTVLPLAITMMAGPQFVSALILITTARAVPTSLAFVAGVATAVTAGTALTTWLAGLLPPDPLLSGSDGSVYTLIQYGLVAFLLGVAIWNWTRRETAEPPKWLGTLMSAGPRRGFRTGFLLIAFFPSDIVVMCVVGLDLGRGGAGFGAAVPFLLTTTLIAALPLLAYLLFRRRAARLMPAVRDWTNDHGWLLNIVACLFFVVLILF; encoded by the coding sequence ATGACGGAATCGCTCACGGTGCTCCCGCTCGCGATCACCATGATGGCCGGGCCGCAATTCGTGTCGGCGCTGATCCTGATCACGACGGCGCGTGCCGTGCCGACCTCGCTCGCGTTCGTGGCGGGGGTGGCCACGGCCGTGACGGCGGGAACCGCGCTCACCACCTGGCTTGCCGGGCTCCTGCCGCCCGATCCCCTGCTCTCCGGCTCGGACGGCTCCGTCTACACGCTGATCCAGTACGGGCTGGTCGCGTTTCTCCTCGGAGTGGCGATCTGGAACTGGACGCGCCGCGAGACCGCGGAACCGCCGAAATGGCTGGGAACGCTCATGTCGGCGGGCCCGCGGCGAGGATTCCGTACCGGATTCCTGCTCATCGCGTTCTTTCCGTCGGACATCGTCGTGATGTGCGTCGTCGGGCTCGACCTCGGCCGCGGCGGGGCGGGGTTCGGTGCGGCGGTCCCGTTCCTTCTGACCACCACGCTGATCGCCGCCCTGCCGCTCCTGGCCTACCTTCTCTTCCGGCGACGCGCCGCCCGGCTCATGCCCGCCGTCCGCGACTGGACGAACGACCACGGCTGGTTGCTGAACATCGTGGCGTGCCTCTTCTTCGTCGTGCTCATCCTGTTCTGA
- a CDS encoding AI-2E family transporter, with protein MVIDRPATRTPRALVVLLGAAAVVVAIAGIKAVAWLAAPTLLALVIVITLSPAHGRLRRFGFPRWAATTALVVFVYGILIAFCFAMIVSIAQLAELLPRYGDRITDLYEEIAGVLAKFGAGPGQLRDIFHALDPGKLVSYAGSLLADLTGVTTSLVFLLGLLLFLSAETADIDDRIAGIAGERARTAEALRDFGRRVRVYLAVTTVFGLIVAAIDLLALVLLGVPLAALWGLLSFVTNYIPTIGFLLGLGPPAALALLDGGWRAMVAVVVIYLVINFVLQSLIQPRYVGNAVGLSATATFVALVFWAWVLGPLGTLLSVPATLLALAALVDDPGRSWVTALVGSPGGIRTG; from the coding sequence ATGGTGATCGACCGGCCTGCGACACGGACACCGCGGGCGCTCGTCGTCCTGCTCGGCGCGGCCGCGGTCGTGGTCGCCATCGCGGGGATCAAAGCGGTCGCGTGGCTGGCGGCGCCGACGTTGCTGGCGCTCGTCATCGTGATCACGCTCAGTCCCGCGCATGGCAGGCTGCGGCGTTTCGGCTTCCCGCGCTGGGCGGCGACGACGGCGCTCGTGGTGTTCGTCTACGGAATTCTCATCGCCTTCTGCTTCGCGATGATCGTTTCGATCGCCCAGCTCGCGGAGCTGCTGCCGCGCTACGGCGACCGGATCACCGACCTGTACGAAGAAATCGCCGGCGTGCTGGCGAAATTCGGTGCCGGGCCGGGTCAGTTGCGCGACATCTTCCACGCTCTCGATCCCGGCAAGCTCGTTTCCTACGCCGGTTCGCTACTCGCCGATCTGACCGGTGTCACCACGAGTCTGGTCTTCCTGCTGGGACTGTTGCTGTTCCTCAGCGCGGAGACGGCGGACATCGACGACCGGATCGCCGGGATCGCGGGAGAGCGGGCGCGTACGGCCGAAGCACTGCGTGACTTCGGCCGTCGCGTCCGGGTGTACCTGGCGGTGACCACGGTCTTCGGGCTCATCGTCGCGGCGATCGACCTCCTCGCGCTGGTCTTGCTGGGAGTTCCGCTCGCGGCGTTGTGGGGTCTGCTTTCGTTCGTCACCAACTACATCCCGACGATCGGCTTCCTGCTCGGCCTCGGCCCGCCCGCCGCGCTCGCGCTCCTCGACGGCGGCTGGCGGGCCATGGTCGCGGTGGTGGTGATCTACCTCGTGATCAATTTCGTGCTGCAGTCACTGATCCAGCCGCGGTACGTCGGCAACGCGGTCGGCCTGTCCGCGACGGCGACGTTCGTGGCGCTGGTGTTCTGGGCCTGGGTGCTCGGCCCGCTCGGGACGTTGCTGTCGGTTCCGGCGACCTTGCTGGCGCTGGCCGCGCTGGTCGACGACCCGGGACGCAGCTGGGTCACCGCGCTGGTGGGTTCGCCCGGCGGGATCAGAACAGGATGA
- a CDS encoding DUF4139 domain-containing protein has product MPSTLEAPIVAVTVYPHHARITRRGSAALGGETRFVFAGLPWNLDTDSVRVTGSGPAVIAGVDVAVERHPAPADASLRALTEQRRADQAVVDEVADAVAAETAKVDLLTGLATRSGKSFAKALAEGTAEPPRVAEVTDALGTQLAEALGKRRELGIRLARLRDDLKALDREIEAKQGASEVDSAAVTVELESHEDGAEIGLELSYVVANASWEPGYDVRVRGEDVSLTWYGRITQHTGEDWPECELALSTARPANTVEVPELDPWFLDRLRPVQPSMARMAYGSASPAGGGIPESVGMPAPAAPAMAARTASAEQGTTAVTYRPGRPVAVPSGAQGHRTTLAQLELTAKLGHVTAPVVSPEAFLRATVVNTSEHTLRPGKASVFHETEFVGTTRLDVWAPGEELELALGVDDRIRVERELTHRTASKATLSGVRKREAAYTTTIVNHSPREAVVTVLDQAPVSRDDAITVRDVRTVPEPVERTELGEYTWRLTLAPGAKSAVTLGYRVDVAKGVELAGWRE; this is encoded by the coding sequence ATGCCGAGCACCCTGGAAGCACCGATCGTCGCCGTCACCGTCTACCCGCACCACGCCCGGATCACCAGGCGGGGGTCGGCCGCCCTCGGCGGCGAAACGCGCTTCGTCTTCGCCGGCCTGCCGTGGAACCTGGACACCGACTCGGTCCGCGTCACCGGTTCCGGTCCGGCGGTCATCGCCGGGGTCGACGTCGCCGTCGAGCGCCATCCCGCGCCCGCGGACGCCTCCCTGCGCGCGCTCACCGAGCAGCGGCGCGCCGATCAGGCGGTGGTCGACGAGGTCGCGGACGCCGTCGCCGCGGAGACCGCGAAGGTCGATCTGCTGACCGGGCTGGCGACACGCAGTGGCAAGAGTTTCGCGAAGGCGCTCGCGGAGGGTACGGCGGAACCGCCCCGGGTCGCCGAAGTCACCGACGCGCTCGGCACCCAATTGGCCGAGGCGCTCGGGAAGCGCCGCGAACTCGGCATCCGCCTCGCCCGGCTCCGAGACGACCTCAAGGCGCTCGACCGCGAGATCGAAGCCAAACAGGGAGCGTCCGAAGTGGATAGCGCGGCGGTCACGGTCGAGCTGGAGAGCCACGAGGACGGCGCGGAGATCGGCCTCGAACTGTCCTATGTGGTCGCGAACGCGAGCTGGGAACCGGGTTACGACGTGCGCGTCCGCGGTGAGGACGTCTCGCTGACCTGGTACGGGCGGATCACCCAGCACACCGGCGAGGACTGGCCGGAATGCGAACTGGCCCTCTCCACCGCGCGGCCGGCGAACACCGTGGAGGTGCCGGAACTCGATCCGTGGTTCCTAGACCGCTTGCGTCCGGTCCAGCCGTCGATGGCACGGATGGCGTACGGCAGCGCGTCGCCCGCGGGCGGCGGGATCCCGGAGTCGGTGGGCATGCCGGCTCCCGCCGCGCCCGCGATGGCGGCGCGGACCGCGTCCGCCGAACAGGGCACCACCGCGGTCACCTACCGGCCCGGCCGCCCGGTGGCGGTCCCCTCGGGAGCGCAGGGCCACCGCACGACGCTCGCGCAGCTGGAGCTGACCGCGAAACTGGGTCACGTCACCGCTCCGGTGGTGTCGCCGGAGGCGTTCCTGCGGGCGACCGTGGTCAACACTTCGGAGCACACGCTGCGGCCGGGCAAGGCGTCGGTGTTCCACGAGACCGAGTTCGTCGGCACCACGCGGCTGGACGTCTGGGCTCCGGGCGAGGAACTCGAACTCGCCCTCGGCGTGGACGACCGGATCCGGGTCGAGCGCGAGCTCACGCACCGCACGGCGAGCAAGGCGACGCTGTCCGGGGTCCGCAAGCGGGAGGCCGCCTACACCACGACGATCGTCAACCACAGCCCGCGCGAAGCGGTCGTGACCGTGCTGGACCAGGCACCGGTCTCCCGGGACGACGCGATCACCGTCCGCGATGTGCGCACCGTGCCGGAGCCGGTGGAGCGGACCGAGCTGGGCGAGTACACCTGGCGGCTGACGCTCGCTCCGGGCGCGAAGAGTGCCGTGACGCTCGGGTACCGGGTGGACGTCGCGAAGGGCGTCGAGCTGGCCGGCTGGCGGGAGTAG
- a CDS encoding DUF4192 domain-containing protein translates to MTTSTPTGRTKVDLTDPADLLAAIPYLLGFHPEDSVVVFGLRGPGRKQQGLVMRVDLPPPGLELDQARDLAVRLAVTGHTGATVAVVGGGVANKAGRPPRRRFIRRLETSLTEYGISPKHSVWTPRIAADVRWGCYRERTCGGLLPDPRDSVAAAVVTGAGQVTHASREEVERLFDPVAPETLARRADLLTRLAEPPWRGGDLVQAAIAEVNAALARADAGDRTITDDQAVRLAWALSLVEVRGACMLTAAPADSPLARTAEELWLTLARELPAPEAAEALALKAHAAYARGDLATAGIALVRARETDPEHGLAKLLTRALETMVEPSEVARVVLRQRAEGTPEIGLRRSGGTG, encoded by the coding sequence ATGACCACATCCACTCCGACCGGCAGGACCAAGGTCGATCTCACGGATCCGGCGGACCTGCTCGCCGCGATCCCGTACCTCCTCGGCTTCCATCCCGAGGACTCCGTCGTCGTCTTCGGCCTGCGTGGCCCGGGACGCAAGCAGCAGGGCCTCGTCATGCGCGTGGACCTGCCACCGCCGGGCCTGGAACTCGACCAGGCGCGTGACCTGGCGGTCCGGCTCGCCGTGACCGGCCACACCGGTGCCACCGTGGCGGTGGTCGGCGGTGGTGTCGCGAACAAGGCGGGGCGGCCCCCGCGACGCCGGTTCATCCGGCGCCTGGAGACATCGCTGACCGAGTACGGCATCTCGCCGAAGCATTCGGTGTGGACGCCGCGTATCGCCGCCGACGTGCGCTGGGGCTGCTACCGGGAAAGGACCTGTGGCGGTCTCCTGCCCGACCCGCGCGACTCGGTGGCCGCCGCGGTCGTCACCGGCGCCGGGCAGGTCACGCACGCGAGCCGGGAAGAGGTCGAGCGCCTCTTCGACCCCGTCGCACCGGAGACGCTCGCCCGGCGTGCCGATCTTCTGACCAGGTTGGCCGAGCCGCCATGGCGAGGCGGAGATCTCGTCCAAGCCGCTATCGCCGAGGTGAACGCCGCGCTCGCCCGCGCCGACGCCGGCGACCGGACGATCACCGACGATCAGGCCGTCCGGCTGGCCTGGGCCCTTTCCCTGGTGGAGGTCCGGGGCGCCTGCATGCTCACCGCCGCCCCCGCGGATTCACCACTCGCCCGCACGGCGGAGGAGCTCTGGCTCACGCTGGCCAGGGAACTTCCGGCGCCGGAAGCCGCCGAGGCGCTGGCGCTGAAGGCACACGCCGCCTACGCCCGCGGCGACCTCGCGACCGCCGGGATCGCCCTGGTCAGGGCGCGCGAAACCGACCCGGAGCATGGGCTTGCGAAGTTGCTGACCAGGGCGCTGGAAACGATGGTGGAGCCGTCCGAAGTGGCCCGGGTGGTCCTGCGGCAGCGAGCCGAAGGAACGCCCGAGATCGGCCTCAGGCGTTCCGGCGGGACCGGGTGA
- a CDS encoding LuxR C-terminal-related transcriptional regulator, translated as MTRVEGTAPETHDEEAVVVPAPKLAPPPPAADVLERDRLLDVLDQATSGEIPSVTLLNAPAGSGKTVLLGSWFRRRARHHPGGEHLAWVSLDANDNKVFSWWSSILQAVYRGAIPGPALARDASAHEGVGAFVDACARLRRPVILVLDNAHELTEPDAVKNVNLLLRYLPSGVRVVIATRFPPPLILPQIRLEGRLREITAHQLNFTEEETGQLLARKNLALSKADLDRVMERTEGWAAGLRFLTLALDSAPDARGAIRAFTGDDRLLAEYLSGEIVGPQPTYVREFLLSVSVCPDLTDGLATRLTGQEHAGQILYTLTRTNALITQPGREEGRYRCHPLLREYLRAELSRRHPRAYRRLHRSAAEWFTDSGDVLTAFEHSVAAQDEELITRYVQRFGLRIVLKGHGPRLHRLLGALPEHLLARPQVALVAAIASLDDHDLVAADRYLGRIDTSAQPLRSGRLRALNAVAVVYRARYGGQLEEALAELRATSAGDTGDTDLDLLALATRGTAALWLGDIPGATEDLERALRMATLERRDAISLQCEIHLAGIACVQGDLAELAVHTGAALELARSHGWTETSRTAFLYTVLGLAAYQRLDQESARRFSALASRLLPAVVDPAVELLTATLSAAVEFGLAADPHAVVETLRGHRKRLAGEPVAPWLLACTAPIEQRLALRVGEPTWAMDVMERHRHLLAPYAEHALLSTLVHLHRGRPGAARRRLRPVIERQTRTLVAHTLIESWLLEAVLADQAGEQNRAHTALGHALDLAAPLQALRPFHDAGQDIRELLVRGAGRFGRTEEFASAVLQALPAHPGAPVDPLTSRELELLTELPSMRTAEQIADSLYVSVNTVKTHLRGIYRKLGVNHRRDAVVAARRRGLL; from the coding sequence ATGACCCGCGTCGAGGGCACGGCGCCGGAGACCCACGACGAAGAAGCGGTCGTGGTACCGGCGCCGAAACTCGCGCCACCACCGCCCGCGGCCGACGTGCTCGAACGGGACCGGTTGCTGGACGTACTCGATCAGGCCACGTCGGGCGAGATCCCCAGTGTCACGTTGCTCAACGCACCCGCCGGATCCGGGAAGACCGTGCTGCTCGGCAGCTGGTTCCGGCGCCGGGCACGCCACCACCCCGGCGGTGAACACCTGGCCTGGGTTTCCTTGGACGCCAACGACAACAAGGTCTTCTCCTGGTGGTCGTCGATCCTCCAGGCGGTGTACCGCGGCGCGATCCCCGGACCGGCACTGGCGCGGGACGCCTCCGCGCACGAAGGCGTCGGCGCATTCGTCGACGCGTGCGCACGGCTCCGGCGGCCGGTGATCCTGGTGCTGGACAACGCGCACGAGCTGACCGAGCCGGACGCGGTCAAGAACGTGAACCTGCTCCTGCGCTATCTGCCGTCCGGAGTACGGGTAGTCATCGCCACCCGATTCCCGCCACCGCTGATCCTGCCCCAGATCCGGCTCGAAGGCAGGCTGCGGGAGATCACCGCGCACCAGCTGAACTTCACCGAGGAGGAGACGGGGCAACTGCTCGCCCGGAAGAACCTGGCGCTGTCCAAGGCGGATCTGGACCGGGTCATGGAACGAACGGAAGGATGGGCGGCCGGCCTGCGGTTCCTCACGCTCGCGCTGGACTCCGCGCCGGACGCCCGCGGCGCCATCCGTGCCTTCACCGGCGACGACCGCCTGCTGGCCGAGTACCTGTCGGGGGAGATCGTCGGGCCGCAGCCCACCTACGTCCGTGAGTTCCTGCTGAGCGTGTCGGTGTGTCCCGACCTCACCGACGGGCTGGCCACCCGGCTGACCGGACAGGAGCACGCCGGCCAGATCCTGTACACGCTCACCCGCACCAACGCGCTGATCACTCAGCCCGGCCGTGAAGAGGGTCGCTACCGCTGTCATCCTCTGCTGCGCGAGTACCTCCGCGCGGAGCTGAGCCGACGCCATCCGCGGGCCTATCGCAGGCTTCACCGTTCGGCGGCGGAGTGGTTCACGGACTCCGGGGACGTGCTCACCGCGTTCGAGCACAGCGTCGCGGCGCAGGACGAGGAGCTGATCACCCGATACGTCCAGCGATTCGGGCTGCGGATCGTCCTCAAAGGACACGGGCCGCGGCTGCACCGGCTGCTCGGCGCGTTGCCGGAGCATCTACTGGCCCGGCCACAGGTCGCGCTCGTCGCCGCCATCGCGTCACTCGACGACCACGACCTCGTGGCGGCGGACCGGTACCTCGGCCGGATCGACACGTCGGCCCAGCCGCTGCGTTCCGGACGGTTGCGCGCGTTGAACGCCGTGGCCGTCGTCTACCGCGCGAGATACGGCGGACAGCTGGAGGAGGCGCTCGCCGAACTCCGCGCCACGAGCGCGGGCGACACCGGCGACACCGACCTCGACCTGCTTGCGCTGGCCACGCGGGGGACCGCCGCCTTATGGCTGGGCGACATCCCGGGTGCCACCGAGGATCTGGAACGCGCGCTGCGGATGGCCACCCTGGAGCGCCGCGACGCCATCAGCCTGCAGTGCGAAATCCATCTCGCGGGGATCGCCTGTGTCCAGGGTGATCTCGCCGAGCTGGCCGTGCACACCGGTGCCGCCCTCGAACTGGCCCGGTCCCACGGCTGGACCGAGACTTCGCGGACCGCGTTCCTGTACACCGTTCTCGGCTTGGCGGCTTACCAACGGCTGGATCAGGAGAGCGCCCGGCGGTTTTCCGCGCTGGCGTCGCGGCTCCTGCCCGCCGTCGTGGACCCGGCCGTGGAACTGCTTACGGCGACACTCAGCGCCGCCGTCGAATTCGGCCTCGCGGCCGATCCGCACGCGGTCGTCGAAACGTTGCGGGGCCACCGCAAACGGCTCGCCGGTGAACCTGTCGCACCGTGGCTGCTCGCCTGCACGGCCCCGATCGAGCAACGGCTGGCCCTTCGCGTCGGAGAACCCACTTGGGCGATGGACGTGATGGAACGGCACCGGCATCTGCTCGCGCCCTACGCGGAGCACGCGCTGCTGAGCACCCTCGTGCACCTGCATCGCGGTCGGCCGGGCGCCGCGCGCCGTCGGCTGCGACCGGTCATCGAGCGGCAGACCAGGACACTGGTGGCGCACACCCTGATCGAAAGCTGGCTCCTCGAAGCGGTTCTCGCCGACCAGGCCGGTGAACAGAACCGGGCGCACACCGCCCTCGGCCACGCGCTCGACCTCGCGGCCCCTCTGCAGGCGCTCCGGCCGTTCCACGACGCCGGGCAGGACATCCGGGAGCTCCTGGTGCGTGGCGCCGGACGGTTCGGGCGCACCGAAGAGTTCGCGAGCGCCGTGCTGCAGGCGCTACCGGCCCACCCGGGCGCGCCGGTCGATCCGCTCACCTCACGCGAGCTCGAACTGCTCACCGAGCTGCCGTCCATGCGGACCGCGGAGCAGATCGCCGACTCGCTCTACGTCTCGGTGAACACGGTCAAGACCCACCTTCGCGGCATCTACCGGAAGCTCGGCGTCAATCACCGCCGCGACGCCGTCGTCGCCGCACGCAGGCGTGGCCTGTTGTAG
- a CDS encoding DUF1269 domain-containing protein, with protein sequence MDTLTIWTFRSAEGADRAAETVRSLAKNQLVSVHDAATVSWPEGASKPKLRQLRNLAGRGALSGAFWGLLFGLIFLVPLLGAALGAAAGAFGGLTADYGIDDDLIKKIRGEVTEGTSALFLLTSGAVIEKVRGAFGGQEAPELIFTNLTPEQESALRESFVPEPELEAADAPGTGTK encoded by the coding sequence GTGGACACGTTGACCATCTGGACGTTCCGCTCGGCCGAGGGCGCGGATCGCGCGGCGGAGACGGTGCGGAGCCTGGCGAAGAACCAGCTCGTCTCGGTGCACGACGCCGCGACGGTGTCGTGGCCGGAAGGCGCCTCCAAACCGAAGCTCCGGCAGCTGCGCAATCTGGCCGGCCGTGGCGCGCTGAGCGGCGCGTTCTGGGGGTTGCTGTTCGGCCTGATCTTCCTGGTACCGCTGCTCGGCGCGGCGCTCGGTGCCGCGGCGGGCGCTTTCGGCGGTCTCACGGCGGATTACGGCATCGACGACGACCTGATCAAGAAGATCAGGGGAGAGGTCACCGAGGGCACGTCGGCGCTGTTCCTGCTCACTTCGGGTGCGGTCATCGAGAAGGTGCGAGGTGCCTTCGGCGGCCAGGAAGCGCCGGAGCTGATCTTCACGAACTTGACGCCCGAACAGGAGTCCGCCTTGCGGGAAAGCTTCGTGCCGGAACCGGAACTCGAGGCCGCCGACGCGCCGGGAACGGGGACGAAATGA
- a CDS encoding M23 family metallopeptidase translates to MSRLRRFAVLAAAAVIPALGLTLAGTTQASAAPNFQVPFKCGVTVTAATFSGHSPANSVDFQKSGITGMPVLASAGGTVTRVANEGSTSYGRWVEIDHGGGWRTRYAHLSTQSVSVGQAVSLGKQIGTAGATGGVTGPHLHFEQRLNGVAQKAVLHGVAVPYYGHTNFTSKNSCGGNPYEATEVCGSGFSVVDSQGLANGSGTAYLLYNASTKANCVTTLKAVSLGTASPVSAFLEVQGSARVTDSGSFTYYAGPVTKTAAATCVKWGGSVGTNAYESPFEHCG, encoded by the coding sequence ATGTCCAGGTTGCGCCGTTTCGCAGTGCTCGCCGCGGCCGCCGTCATCCCCGCGCTCGGCCTGACTCTCGCCGGTACGACGCAGGCGTCGGCCGCCCCGAACTTCCAGGTCCCGTTCAAATGCGGTGTCACGGTCACGGCGGCGACGTTCAGCGGGCACAGCCCGGCGAACTCGGTCGACTTCCAGAAGTCGGGGATCACCGGGATGCCGGTGCTGGCGTCCGCGGGCGGCACCGTCACCCGGGTCGCCAACGAAGGCAGCACGAGCTACGGGCGCTGGGTCGAGATCGACCACGGCGGCGGCTGGCGTACCCGTTACGCCCACCTGTCGACCCAGTCCGTCTCCGTCGGCCAGGCCGTCAGCCTCGGCAAGCAGATCGGCACGGCCGGGGCGACCGGCGGCGTGACCGGCCCCCACCTGCACTTCGAACAGCGGCTCAACGGGGTGGCGCAGAAGGCGGTGCTGCACGGGGTCGCGGTGCCGTACTACGGCCACACCAACTTCACCAGCAAGAACTCGTGCGGCGGCAACCCGTACGAGGCCACCGAGGTGTGCGGCAGCGGGTTCTCGGTCGTCGACTCGCAGGGGCTCGCGAACGGTTCGGGTACCGCGTACCTGCTCTACAACGCGTCGACCAAGGCCAACTGCGTCACCACGTTGAAGGCGGTTTCGCTCGGCACCGCTTCGCCGGTCTCGGCGTTCCTCGAAGTCCAGGGTTCGGCTCGGGTGACCGACTCCGGCAGCTTCACCTACTACGCCGGACCGGTGACGAAGACGGCCGCCGCGACCTGCGTCAAGTGGGGCGGTTCGGTCGGGACGAACGCCTACGAGAGCCCGTTCGAACACTGCGGCTGA
- a CDS encoding Xaa-Pro dipeptidyl-peptidase has protein sequence MRVARLAALFTAVLVLPATALPAQADAPPTPVFKDGQAQPVFDPADVIRENVWVTAPVDSDRDGKDDLVHAEVVRPRATQQGMKVPVVYQASPYYAGGNDVANHNVDVELYVPGAKRAPAGPRIATKTVGPNAAPISWRYQDYFTARGFAVVYGESLGSGQSTGCPSSGDVNETIGAKSIVDWLNGRATARDAAGKAAVADWSTGKTGMMGVSYNGTLPNAVASTGVEGLETIVPIAAISSWYDYYRNDGAVVAAGGFQGEDADVLAEYVYTRQDRAVCRPLIDGIAVDQDRVTGDYSRFWDARNYRNDVNKVRASVLVVHGFGDWNVKTDQGTRWYEMLKARGVEHKIWLHQAGHADPYSLRRDVWLTTLNKWMSHYLYDVDNGIEREPKATIQREDKSWVDEPEWPLPGTQDVKLYPWPGGSSKGKLDTRNPVPGKAAVETLADDASKTIEQLAAATSSGNRLLYSTTAAKQPVRLSGTVKTDLSLSFDKPAANVTAVLLDRAPDGTAKVITRGWTDPQNRRDPARTDPITPGENYKVEVELVAKDYLLAAGHKIEFLVASSDHDYTLRPKPGAGVSVELNRTSLVLPVAGGKPALRAAFG, from the coding sequence GTGAGAGTCGCCAGGCTCGCCGCCCTGTTCACCGCCGTCTTGGTCCTTCCGGCGACCGCGTTGCCCGCGCAGGCCGACGCGCCGCCGACGCCGGTCTTCAAGGACGGCCAAGCCCAGCCGGTGTTCGACCCGGCGGACGTCATCCGGGAGAACGTCTGGGTCACCGCGCCGGTCGACAGCGACCGTGACGGCAAGGACGACCTCGTGCACGCGGAGGTGGTGCGGCCCCGCGCGACGCAGCAGGGCATGAAGGTCCCGGTCGTCTACCAGGCTAGCCCGTACTACGCGGGCGGCAACGACGTCGCGAACCACAACGTCGACGTCGAGCTGTACGTGCCCGGTGCGAAGCGTGCCCCGGCGGGCCCGCGGATCGCGACGAAGACCGTCGGCCCGAACGCGGCGCCGATCAGCTGGCGCTACCAGGACTACTTCACCGCCCGCGGTTTCGCCGTGGTGTACGGGGAGTCGCTCGGCAGTGGCCAGTCCACCGGCTGCCCGAGCAGCGGCGACGTCAACGAGACCATCGGCGCGAAGTCCATTGTGGACTGGCTGAACGGCCGCGCGACGGCACGGGACGCGGCGGGCAAGGCCGCGGTCGCGGACTGGAGCACCGGCAAGACCGGCATGATGGGCGTGTCCTACAACGGGACGCTGCCCAACGCGGTGGCCAGTACGGGCGTCGAGGGGCTGGAGACGATCGTTCCGATCGCGGCGATCTCCAGCTGGTACGACTACTACCGCAACGACGGCGCCGTCGTCGCGGCCGGCGGGTTCCAGGGCGAGGACGCGGACGTGCTCGCGGAGTACGTCTACACGCGTCAGGATCGCGCGGTCTGCCGTCCGCTGATCGACGGCATCGCGGTCGATCAGGACCGCGTGACCGGGGACTACAGCCGCTTCTGGGACGCGCGGAACTACCGTAACGACGTGAACAAGGTGCGGGCCTCGGTGCTCGTTGTGCACGGCTTCGGCGACTGGAACGTCAAGACCGACCAGGGCACCCGCTGGTACGAGATGCTCAAGGCGCGCGGCGTCGAGCACAAGATCTGGCTGCACCAGGCCGGGCACGCCGACCCGTACAGTCTCCGCCGCGACGTCTGGCTCACCACGCTGAACAAGTGGATGTCGCACTATCTCTACGACGTGGACAACGGCATCGAGCGTGAGCCGAAGGCCACCATCCAGCGTGAGGACAAGTCGTGGGTGGACGAGCCGGAGTGGCCGCTGCCCGGCACCCAGGACGTCAAGCTCTACCCGTGGCCCGGCGGTTCTTCGAAGGGCAAGCTCGACACACGCAACCCCGTTCCGGGCAAGGCCGCCGTCGAGACGCTGGCGGACGACGCGAGCAAGACGATCGAACAGCTCGCCGCCGCGACGTCGTCGGGCAACCGGCTGTTGTACTCGACCACCGCGGCGAAGCAGCCCGTGCGGCTTTCCGGAACGGTGAAGACCGACCTGTCGCTGTCCTTCGACAAGCCGGCCGCGAACGTGACCGCGGTACTCCTCGACCGTGCTCCGGACGGGACGGCGAAGGTGATCACCCGCGGCTGGACCGACCCGCAGAACCGGCGCGACCCCGCCCGCACCGACCCGATCACCCCTGGTGAGAACTACAAGGTCGAGGTGGAACTGGTCGCGAAGGACTATCTGCTCGCGGCCGGGCACAAGATCGAGTTCCTGGTGGCCTCCAGCGACCACGACTACACGCTCCGGCCGAAGCCGGGCGCCGGTGTCTCGGTCGAGCTGAACCGCACTTCGCTGGTGCTGCCGGTGGCGGGTGGCAAGCCCGCGCTGCGAGCCGCTTTCGGCTGA
- a CDS encoding DUF7144 family membrane protein has product MSKQWSAGADLADRSGTRPVWAGWIVFASVIMLILGAFDVIAGIVALVRGDYYISGPEYSLVLDVTGWAWAHLVGGTLVAVSGVFLISGAIWARVVAVLFAAGNAVTHLVFLSAHPLWSMLVIALCVTVIWAVVVHGDAVPNRESW; this is encoded by the coding sequence ATGAGCAAGCAGTGGAGTGCCGGCGCCGATCTCGCCGACCGGTCCGGGACACGACCGGTCTGGGCAGGCTGGATCGTCTTCGCCAGCGTGATCATGCTGATCCTCGGCGCGTTCGACGTCATCGCCGGGATCGTGGCGCTGGTGCGGGGCGACTACTACATCTCAGGCCCGGAGTACTCGCTCGTCCTGGACGTGACCGGCTGGGCGTGGGCCCATCTCGTGGGCGGCACGCTGGTGGCGGTCTCCGGTGTCTTCCTCATCTCGGGGGCCATCTGGGCGAGGGTGGTCGCGGTGCTCTTCGCGGCCGGTAACGCGGTGACCCATCTGGTGTTCCTCTCGGCTCACCCGCTGTGGTCGATGCTCGTGATCGCCTTGTGCGTGACGGTGATCTGGGCGGTCGTCGTCCATGGCGACGCGGTCCCGAACCGTGAGTCATGGTGA